The following DNA comes from Nicotiana sylvestris chromosome 10, ASM39365v2, whole genome shotgun sequence.
actgaattatacacaaaatttaattaaaaatatctataataatgtatattgttcgtaaataaggtcagatacaaagcttgtactaaatatagaattattatttcaacttaaaattaatgtgtaagatacaaaacgaaattttaattgattctttctaaaaaaaagatacctaccataactgaattatacacaaaatttaattaaagatacctataatTATAGTATATTGGTCTGCTTAATGAAAATTGTGTCTTTTTTTTGTGTGTACGACCAAAAGATTCTACTTTGGTCATTAAAAAGAGAacattttagtttaattaattctttcttaaatttttcagTCTATTTTTAGCATAATATAGACGTAagacaaaatatttatttaattaattctttcttgaAAAAGAATACGTACCATatttgaattatacacaaaatttaattaaagatacttatagtaatgtatatgatacctatattaatatatattgttcgcaaataaggtcagatacaaagcttgtactaaatatagatttattatttcaacttaaaattaatgtgtaagatccAAAATAAAATTATAATTGATTCTTTCTCGAAAAAGGATGCCTACCATAAAAGAAATCCTTAATAGTACTAGAAATCGACGATCCTGTAATTTTGTATGGCAAGTGTGAGTAATCATATATTGTCATGTCACAAtgatctttttcttttacttatttttggacTTTGGTCTATAACACGTTTTTGGAAAGAattttttctttccatttttatgTCAGCAGAATATTTCATACCTTTTTCTCTTACCCATATTAACTCAAAGTATTAATTTCATATTTCAACAGAATATTTGTCATATGTAATATTACTCCAAATATGGTTATATATATTCACGGACAACTCTATTTCATATTTCATTCCcaccaaaaaaaattaattattaattagatacaaaagaacatcaaataataattttttgacGGAAACCATGaacttatatataatataatttagaTATGGTAATATATGTTCATGGATAGCTcgatttcatctttctttcccAACAGATTTTTTATCCAATTaataattagatacaaaagaatatcaaataatatttttttcaatgTTATACAAATAGAATCCAACAAATAGATTTCATAAAAATGCCAAGTGGCTTTTTCTCAATACGCCACTTGGCTTAACTTCATGCTTaattactctccttttaatataatatagatagattgagtaagatcttattttgctgcttgactttatttaatttttatactcaataaatttttaatatcataaataaattttaattttattttatattttaacatactccaaaatataaatagtcatagattatctcaatttacgtatttctgtattttttatttttttattatagttttttaatgtttaattaatttttcacttcCATacttctagctaatatagaaaaaaagctatgagtggatcaatatatagatataaatatagatatacatatagatacaaatatacatgTATAgcttagatttgtctaagatctatttagattatgtataagattcattaaattactttcattaattatatttttatttataatttttaataattaatgttgtcttaaaattgccaagtggcttcattttagcttgtcacttggcttaatcacatgcttcactactctccttttaatataatatagattattAATAATAAGATACAAAAGAATATCgaataatatttttttcaatgTTATACAAATAGAATCCAACAAATAGATTTCATAAAAGTGCCAAGTGGCTTTTTCTCAATACGCCACTTGGCTTAACTTCATGCTTcattactctccttttaatataatatagatagattgagtaagatcttattttgctgcttgactttatttaatttttatactcaataaatttttaatatcataaataaattttaattttattttatattttaacatactccaaaatataaatagtcatagattatctcaatttacgtatttctgtattttttatttttttctattatagtttttaatgtttaattaatttttcacttccatatttctagctaatatagaaaaaAAGCTATGAATGGatcaatatatatacatataaatatagatatacatatagatacaaatatacatatatagcttagatttgtctaagatctatttagattatgtataagattcattaaactactttcattaattatatttttatttataaattttaataattaatattgtcgcttcattttagcttgcacgTGGCTTAATCACATGCTTTACTATTCTCCTTATTCTCAACTTCAGCAGCTGACTCTTTCCTCTTTCTTCTCCTCTGTTAGAAGCAACTTTTATTGGGTTAGTTTCTCTCCATTTCTTAACTTATATATTGATACTTGTATATATGCAtatgggttgttgttgttttgtgttttgtatGTGGGGTTTGGTGCATTAAGCCTGGAGCTTTAATTTTTGACCTGGGTTGAAAAATGAATCAAGAATTCATTTTTATTGCTCTTTTGTCATCTATTTCTTCAGCTATATGTATATGGGTTCTTGTTTTTTAAGTATTTGGTATGTGGGGTTTGGCGCATTAAGCTTCAAGCTTTAATTTTTGACTTGGGTTGAAAAAAGAATCAAGAATTCATTTTTATTGCTCTTTCTCATCTATTTCATAATTTTTGACTTGGGTTTCTTGAGTTATCTATAAATACATGTATATGTGTATATGGGTTTTTTATTGGTTGTGTGTTTTCATGTGGATTTTTGATGCATTAAGCTTTGATTTTGACTTGGGTTGACCTATATGACTTTAGGTTGTGTTGAACTTTTTTGGTTGATTCAGAAAAAGGAAGCTTTTTGGTGGGGGCAGAATTGGTTGCTTTGCAGAGGAAGTTTGTGTTTCCTATTGCTGCTAAAGGTACCTTTTTTTGTTGATTCTGAACCTTATGCTATTTGCTTGATTTAATAAAATGTACATGGTCTTGTACTGATTTTGGAATAAAATTGGCCTGAATAAAGTGGAATGGAAatagaggattcatatagccgactCTTACTAGTTTATTATTGAGATGTATTTGAATGATTGATATTCTAGTTTGGTATTGCATATCTTCTTTTTAACACATAGGGACACAGCTTTGACTATGAAATTTCTATGCAGTTCTTTGAGTTTTGGATTTGAAAAAGTGCTGTCGTACAGTTTCTGTTGCGTATATGAGGAAGCATTTGGAGATTCCAAAAGGAATTATTAATAGGTGAAAATTTTGTTGCACTTCTTTAAAACTTGACTATCTTTCTATTTCTAGTTTCAATAACTCGGATATCTTCTAAGCATGGGCAGAGCTAGTGGCCGAAGGAGGTTCATCTGAGCCCTCTTCGCTGGAAAATTACACTATATATATAAGGTTAAAAATCATTTTTGTGTATATATAATAGATGTTGAATCCCCTTGACCTATTCGTGTAtttacttctttatatttttaatcCCCTTAGTGAAAATCCTGGCTCCGCCATGCTTCTAAGAAGTGGAATACACTTGAATTGACCGTCTGGTTCTTGCAGCCaactgcagattttggagctgcaGAAGGTGTGATTAGTTGGGTTGTGCTACAAGCTCTAAGCTACCATTGGCCTTAAGGCTTTAAACCAGTTGGTAGCATCATGGGCTGTGAATGTTCTAAATTTGCCTTGTATTACTGGACAGGACAGAGTGGCCCCATTTACGAGGCTCAAAATCCTGGTATGTATATCTTTTATTATAAGCTTTTCTGTAGCACTTTCCTCCTGCAGTGTTTAATGTACGTGCTATTTTTATCTGGTTTCATGCTgcaaatagatgaagaaaaagatGAAGTTAGCGATTTGCCTGCATTCCGAGAGTTTACATTTGAGCAGCTCAGGATAGCTACATCTGCATTTGCTGTAGAGAATATAGTTTCGGAACATGGTGAGAAAGCTCCAAATGTTGTTTATAAAGGAAAGCTGGAGAACCAGAGGCCGGTTGCTATTAAACGCTTCAACAGATCTGCGTGGCCTGATACCCGGCAGTTTTTAGTAAGTGTTTGGCTGGCATTGTTCCAATTCCAAAAATTATTGGTTCCTTCTTATATTATGTACCTGATGCATCAACAACAAAATGGAAATAGAGAAATGAATGCATGCCATAAGCTCTGCTTTTTTAGTGCTCGCACTCTTTTGAATATATATGTAGCCTGTAGTTAACTCGTGTTTCATCTACTGACAAATGCTTAACTTAGTTAAGCTATAGATTCGAACTTGATTTTCTCTCTTCATATGGGAAATTTCAGGAAGAAGCAAGGGCCGTCGGTCAACTCCGCAACAATAGGTTTGTGAATCTTCTTGGCTGTTGCTGCGAGGGTGATGAGAGGTTGCTAGTTGCAGACTTCATTCCCAATGAGACACTTGCGAAGCATCTTTTTCATTGTAAGTGCGTCCACACAGATACTTTTGTTTCCCTACATCAGGAGTGGTTTCACTCCGGGTGGGGGGCTGGGGGGGCTGGGGGGGGGGGCTGGGAGTGAAACAAATTCAGATTTATTTCGCTCACGGAGAAACATGCTCATAAACATGTATCaccatttcttttgatttttttactTTCTCCACTTGTTCTTTGGTAAAACATATTTTGTGTACTGATAATATGTTTGATATATAGTTGAATACTAGATTTGCTGAACTAATTTTTGAAGGGATTTTTGGCTTAACTGATAACTTCAAGCGGGATGAGACTGCACCTCgactttctttttcaattctaGCCAGACAAAAAGAGCAGATCCAATATGTGACCTTGTTCTGAAATTCCCAAACAAAGCCTTCGGTTCATGCACTGTTCTGTTTTAGAGACTGACTTACTGTTTCCTTTTTATGGTTTTCTCTGTTAGTATCCATCATAGAGAATGACTTACTATTTGCACACAAGGGTGTGGTCTAGTGGTCAATGAATGGGAGGAGAACGTGAGGTCTCAGGTTCAAACCCCAGCGCATGCCAAAAATACTAGGTGAGCCTTAGTGGGCACAATTATCTTGTACCTTGGCACCTGTGTTGGTGGGAGGTAGCAGGCACCCGGTGGAATAGTTGAGATGCGCACAAGCTGGGCCCAGACACCACTTCCCATTTCTTTTACTTTATAAAAGAGTTACCCTTTGGTTTCTAATTTTGTTCTCAGGTATATTTGCTTAGATTCTGAAGCGAGATTTTGTTTGCTTGCTTGCATGTCCATACATGGAGTTCCTTATACAGTCCACAAGAATCATCACTTTTCTTGTTTAACCGCAAATTCAAATGCTCACAGACCAATTCACTGCCATTGCTAGTCTGCTATTGCTGTTGCTTTCTCTTTCCGCTAGGGTTAGTTTAAGAAGAGAGGGAAGAAGAGAGAGTAGGAAGCAATGACTATGATAATGAAATCAAAGAAACAGATGAGGTTAATCAATTTGGAAAAGTTAAACTTGgtatctttccttttttttctccatttttttactttttcgcATGGTTAGTAATTGTGAAGAATTTGAAGAGTAGAACCTGACCATGAGCTTTATCCAAACTTCACGTAGAGAGAAATTATGGCAAGTGGAAAATGAGATTTGATGATGGGATACCTatttgatttaattgctttaaggAAGACTGAAAAGTCATGAATTTCCTTCAAAAGATAACATATTCTTCGATAATGATTAATGAAATTCAATCGACTCATCTGTGAGAGCTTAACTCAGGGGACACACAACCAATGAAGTGGGCAATGCGGTTAAGGGTGGCCTTGTATATTGCACAGGCTCTTGAGTTTTGTACAAGCGCAGGGCGTGCTCTTTATCATGTTACAGGCAAAGGGCTTGCTCTTTATCATGATCTTAATGCTTATAGAATATTATTCGATGAAGTAAGTTGATTGTTACATCTTCATTCTTTTCATTGTTTGTTAGTATTGGTAAATTTCACAATTCAAGTACTCAAATGCCTATTACGGTCTCCTCTGAATATTTCACAGGATGGTGATCCCCGACTCTCTTGTTTTGCTTTGATGAAGAACAGTCGAGATGGAAAAAGTTATAGCACAAACTTGGCATCTCCTGAATATTTGAGAATGGGTAAGAGCTACCTTAATAAACAAACGCGGCCATCTTAAGGCACAGTTGTTCTTTCATGTCTAATGATTCACACTCTAAACAACCACAGCCAGCTGAGCTACTTGATGTTCTGCTTTTGTAACACTTTAGTTGTTAACACTTTTCTATTTACAAGATTAAGGGGAATGTTTCGTATGAGCTACTTTCACTTATTAAAAAAAAGGATCCACTTTGACCATTATGGTGTTCGTGTACCTTGTTGCGATCCATTCAGTGTGGAGGGTTCATTGAATTCATGGTGTTAATTACATTTTTCCTTTCTTGAATTATTGAACTTGTTATAGTTCACTCAGTTATTTGAACTTTTGTAGGAATAATCACCCAGGAGAGTGTGATATTTAGCTTCGGGACACTTTTGCTTGACCTTCTCAGTGGAAAACACATCCCTCCTAGCCATGTATGGTTTTCCTgctaaatttatttatttatttcttaattAAGTGACCCCTACAACCATATTGCTCACACTTAATCGTGACGAGAAAACATGACGATAAGTGTGCTACAAAATCTTGGCAAAATTGTTAAAATCGGACATCAAATTTAAAAAGGCTGGGGTGGCTTCCATCTTACTTAAGATGTGTACTGAAACCGAAGATATTGTGATTTATATTTTTCAAGAGTTTAGGTGAAATATATCAAATAATTACTGAGGATGAAAGATGGTTATCAAAATACAAGCATTCATGAATTAACACAATTATTTTCGGTGCTCTTGTTCCTTCTAATATGTATCTGCTTATGTCAGGCACTGGATCTCATAAAAGACCGGAATCTTGAGATGCTAACTGATTCTTGCTTGGAAGGTCAATTTTCTACAGATGACGGAACTGAATTGGTGCGGATTGCTTCAATATGTCTTCAATACGAGCCTGAGCGGCCGGATTTCAAGTCCTTAGTTGCTGCATTATATCCTCTTCAAAAAGAAGCTGAGGTTTGTGCCTTCCTTATATGCGTTGTGCCTACGCATTTTTCTTCCAGCAATATCTTTTTCCTAAATACTTCTATAATACGGTAGTTATCCAAAATTAGTGAAAGCAATAACTAAAATTTGGTGAGAAGCATCTAGATTACATTTAATTTCCATAAACTTGATTTCACTTATCTACATCGGCTGATAGTAAGATGACTTAAATCATCTATTAGACTATTACATGACAAAATTTAGCTGGATTGAAGTTTTAGTAAATTGTTTTTCAGGTTCCCTCTCATGTATTGATGGGTATATCACGTGATGGCGAAACTATGTCTCTGTCTCCACTTGGTGAAGCTTGTTTGAAAACCGACTTGACTGCCATCCATGAGATTTTAGACACGCTTGGGTACAAAGATGATGACGGAGCAGCTACTGAGGTTTGTCTATCAATTATTATTCTTGGAGCTGATGTTCTGGTCTTGTAAATGCATGTTTTCTGAACTAATGTAACTTGTTCCCATTCTATAGAACTAAAGCCGTTTCTTAATATAGTGCACTTGAGCATGATAACATAAATTATTAATTCAGAACCCAGTAGCTTTGGGGAGGAGCTAGAGTGTCGGGCTACGGGAGGAGCTAGAGTGTCGGGCTACACTTTGGTTCAAACTATATTTATCTTAAAAAATCcactaaatatttataaattattaattCAGAACCCATTAACTTAAAGGGATTAGAATCCCGAACCCATACTTCAAATCCTGGCTCCGCCATGCATGTGATTCGTGTGTTTCAACTTGTTGATCATTCATATTGTGATCATATCCAAGCTTATATGTTTTCGAAAGCGAACCCATACTTTTTTTCTTGCTTGCAGCTTTCATTTCAGATGTGGACAGATCAGATGCTGGAAACATTGAACTCAAAGAAAAAGGGTGATGCTGCTTTCAAGAACAAAGATTTTAGAGCTGCCATTGAATGCTATACGAAGGTTGGAATCCGCCATAATGTTTATGCTACATCGTACCATATAATGTGGATTAtctatttttgaacttatatctTTATTTAATTACTTTGGGTTGGTCTTGCAGTTTATTGAAGTTGGAACCATGGTTTCACCAACTGTGTACGCTCATCGGAGTCTGTCTTATCTCATGAGTGATATGCCACAAGAAGCCCTCAACGATGCAGTACAAGCACAGGTAATATCTCCTGTTTGGCATATCACATCGTATTTGCAAGCTGCTTCTCTTTTCACATTGGGGAGGGAAAACGAGGCACTAGTCGCACTTAGAGAGGCTGCCATACTCGAAGAAGAGAAGAACGCCGCTTCTTGAAATTGGCGAGTGGAGCTTGTATGTATGATCATCATTACATTATAGATTGCTCCCTTATTTACTTGACACATAAATCACAAaagtattcttcttctttttcagcaGAAATCTAGAGACGATGTCGATCTGTCACCTACATgcatgcaacaacaacaacatatgcAGTATATTCCCACAAGTGGAAtatgggaagggtagtgtgtacgacCCCTACCTAATGAAG
Coding sequences within:
- the LOC104222671 gene encoding serine/threonine-protein kinase BSK7-like, which encodes MGCECSKFALYYWTGQSGPIYEAQNPDEEKDEVSDLPAFREFTFEQLRIATSAFAVENIVSEHGEKAPNVVYKGKLENQRPVAIKRFNRSAWPDTRQFLEEARAVGQLRNNRFVNLLGCCCEGDERLLVADFIPNETLAKHLFHWDTQPMKWAMRLRVALYIAQALEFCTSAGRALYHVTGKGLALYHDLNAYRILFDEDGDPRLSCFALMKNSRDGKSYSTNLASPEYLRMGIITQESVIFSFGTLLLDLLSGKHIPPSHALDLIKDRNLEMLTDSCLEGQFSTDDGTELVRIASICLQYEPERPDFKSLVAALYPLQKEAEVPSHVLMGISRDGETMSLSPLGEACLKTDLTAIHEILDTLGYKDDDGAATELSFQMWTDQMLETLNSKKKGDAAFKNKDFRAAIECYTKFIEVGTMVSPTVYAHRSLSYLMSDMPQEALNDAVQAQVISPVWHITSYLQAASLFTLGRENEALVALREAAILEEEKNAAS